The Streptomyces sp. M92 nucleotide sequence GCCAACCCGGCCGCCGCCTACGCCGAGGCGCTGGACGTCGCGGGCGCGCACCAGTCGTCGTACGGCCGTGAGGCGGCCGGGGTCCTCGCGGCGGCGGTCGCCGCGGCCTGCGCGCCCGGGGCGACGCCGGACTCGGTGGTGGCCGCCTGTCTGTCGCTGGCCAAGGACGGCACACGGGCGGCGATCGACGCGGTCTGCGAAGTGGCCGCGCGGTACTCGGACTTCGAGTCGGCGCTGACGCCGCTGCGGGAGGCGGTCGCCCCGTACGACACGGTCGGCCCGGACTACCGCGCGCCCTCGCTCGGCGCCCGCCGCCCGTCCCGGCTGCACGCGATCGAGGAACTGCCCGTCGCCCTCGGCATGCTGCTCGTCTCCGGCGGCGACTGGCGGCACGCGGTCCTCGGCGCGGTGAACTACGGGCGCGACTGCGACTCCATCGCCACGATGGCGGGCGCCTTGGCCGGGGCGCTGGGCTCACCGGTGCCGGAGGACTGGGCGAAGGCCGTCGCGGAGGCGAGCCGGCTCGACCTGTGGGAACCGGCGGCGACGCTCACCCGGGTCGCCCGCGAGGTCTTCGAGCGCGACGTACGGCGGCGCCGCGCCCACGAGGAGGCGTTCGCCGCGATCGGAGGCGCGGGATGCTCCGGCTGACCTGGGTCCAGCCCGAGGACCTGATCGGACACGAGCTGCGCCAGGCGCGGCTGGACGGCCGCAATCCCTCGGCGGTCGCGGCCCGCTGGCGGGCGGCGGGCGGCAGCGAGCCCCCGCCCCGGGCAGGCGCCTCCACCGGGCCGGCCTCCCCTTACCTCCGCCTCCTGGCGGGAGACCTCCTGGACGAACTCGCCGACCTGCCCAGCCCCATGACGGACACCGAGCCGACGGACCTCGACCGGATCAGGGCGCTGTGCCCCGACTGGCCGTCCCCCGCGACCGCTCCCGTGTCCGTGTCCCCGGCCCGGCTGGAAGCCGCCTGGCTCGGCCGGGCCGCCGGCTGTCTCCTGGGCAAACCCGTCGAGAAGCTCCCCCTGACCGGCATCCGCCTCCTCGGCCGGGCCGCCGGCAACTGGCCCCCGACCGGCTACTTCACCGCCCGGGGGGTCCGGGCCGGACTCCTGGCCGCCCACCCCTGGAACCGCCGCTCGGCGCCCACGTCCCTGGCCGAGAACATCGACGGGATGCCCGAGGACGACGACCTCAACTACCCCCTCCTCAACCTGCGGCTCCTGCGGCGCCACGGCCGGGCCTTCACCACCGCCGACGTCGCGCGGGTCTGGCTCGACGAGCTGCCCGCCGGCCGCACCTTCACCGCCGAACGCGTCGCCTACCGCAATCTGCTCAGCGGCCTCGAACCCCCGCTCACCGCCCGCCACCGCAACCCGTTCCGCGAGTGGATCGGCGCCCTGATCCGCGCCGACGTGCACGGCTGGACCAACCCCGGCGACCCGGCCGGCGCCGCCGAGCAGGCCCACCGGGACGCCGTCCTCACCCACACGGCCAACGGCGTGTACGCGGCGATGTTCGCGGCGGCCGTCCTCGCCACCGCCGCGACCGGCGCGCACGACGTGCACGCCTGTCTGCGCGCCGGTCTGACGGTCGTACCGCCCGGCTCCCGCCTCGCCGAAGCCGTCCGTCACGCCGTGGACCTCGCCGGGACCCACGCCGACTTCGACACGGTCGTGGACGTCCTGCACGCCCGCCACTCCCCCACCCACCACTGGGTGCACGCCGTCCCCAACACCGCGCTGCTCGCCGCCGCCCTCACCCACGCGGACGGCGACTTCACCGGCTCGGTCTCCCGCGCGGTGTCGGGCGGCTGGGACACCGACTCCAACGGTGCCACCGCCGGCAGCGTCGCCGGGGTCCTCGCCGGTTCGCCCGCCGCGCTGCCCGAGCACTGGACGGCCCCGCTGAAGAACCGCCTGGCCACCTCGGTCGGCGACTTCGACGGCGTCGGCTTCGACACCCTCGCCCACCTCACCCACCGGGAGGCCACCCGCCCATGCCCGAGCCCCTCGTGACCACCGCCTCCGCCTCCCCCGCCGCCGCGCCGCCGCTGAGCGGCCTGCGCGTCCTCGACCTCGCCACGCTCTTCGCGGGCCCGCTGGCCGCCACCATGCTCGGTGACTTCGGCGCCGAGGTGATCAAGGTGGAGCACCCGAGCCGCCCCGACCCGTCCCGGGGCCACGGCCCGTCCAAGGACGGCGTCGGCCTGTGGTGGAAGGTGCTGGGCCGCAACAAGCGCACCATCACCCTCGACCTGTCCAAGCCCGCCGGCCGCGCCACCCTGCTCCGCCTCGCCGCGACCGCGGACGTCGTCGTCGAGAACTTCCGCCCCGGCACCCTGGAGAAGTGGGACCTGGGCTGGGACGAGCTGTCCGCCGTCAACCCGCGCCTGATCCTCACCCGCGTCACCGGCTTCGGCCAGTTCGGCCCGTACGCGCGCCGCCCCGGCTTCGGCACCCTCGCCGAGGCCATGAGCGGTTTCGCCGCGATGACCGGCGAGCCCGACGCGGCCCCGACGCTGCCCCCGTTCGGCCTCGCCGACTCCATCGCCGCCCTGGCGACCGCGTACGCCGTGATGACGGCGCTGGCCGCCCGGGACCGCACCGGCGAGGGCCAGGTGGTCGACATGGCGATCATCGAGCCGATCCTGACCGTGCTGGGCCCGCAGCCCACCTGGTACGACCAGCTCGGCCACGTCCAGCCGCGCACCGGCAACCGCTCCCAGAACAACGCCCCCCGCAACACCTACCGCACCGCCGACGGCACCTGGGTCGCCGTCTCCACCTCGGCCCAGTCGGTCGCCGAGCGGGTGATGCGGCTGGTGGGGCGGCCGGAGCTGATCGACGAGCCCTGGTTCGGGTCGGGTGCCGACCGGGCCCGGCACGCCGACGTGCTCGACGCGGCGGTCGGCGACTGGATCGCCCGGCACGGCCGCGCCGACGTGCTCGCCGCCTTCGAGAAGGCCGAGGCGGCCGTCGCCCCGGTGCAGGACGTGCGGGACGTGATGGCCGACCCGCAGTACCAGGCCCTGGACACGGTCACCACGGTCGACGATCCGGAGCTGGGTCCGCTGCGCATGCAGAACGTCCTCTTCCGGCTCTCCGCCACCCCGGGCGCGATCCGCTGGGCGGGCCGCCCGCACGGTGCGGACACCGAGGAGGTGCTGACCGAGCTGGGTCTCGCCCCGGCGGACGTGAAGGAGCTGCGTGAGGAGGGCGTCGTATGACCGCACCTCCGCTGACCTGGCTGTACGCCCCCGGGGACCGGCCGCCGGTGGTGGCCAAGGCGCTGGCCGCGGGCGCCGACGTGGTGGTGATCGACCTGGAGGACGCGGTCGCCCCCGACCGCAAGGAGTACGCCCGCAGGGCCACCGCCGAACTGCTCACCGAGCCGCAGCCGGTGCCGGTCCACGTCCGTGTCAACGCCCTGGACGGTCCCCTGGCCGCGGCCGACCTGGCGGCGCTGGCCGCACTGCCGGGGGTGTCCGGGCTGCGGCTGCCCAAGGTGACCGCCCCCGAGCAGGTCACCGGCGTCGCGGCGGCCACCGGCGGTCCGCCTCTGTACGCGCTGCTGGAGACGGCGCTGGGCGTGGAACGGGCGTACCGGATCGCCGCCGCCCACCCGTCGCTGCGCGGCATCGCCCTCGGGGAGGCCGACCTCCGCGCCGACCTGGGGGTGCGCGGGGACACGGGGCTGGACTGGTCGCGCGCGCGGGTGGTCGTGGCCGCGCGGGCGGCAGGGCTGGCGCCGCCGTCGCAGACGGTGCATCCGGACACCCGCGACCTGGAGGGCCTGGCGGCGTCCTGCGCGCACGGCCGGGCCCTGGGCTTCCTCGGCCGCGCGGCGATCCACCCCCGCCAGCTGCCGATCATCGAGCGGGCGTACCTGCCGACCGAGCGGGAGCTGGAGGAGGCGGAGACGATCGTGAAGGCGGCCACCGCGCAGCCGGGGGCGCTGGCGCTGCCGGACGGGCGGTTCGTGGACGCGGCCGTGGTGGCGACGGCCCGGCGCACGCTGTCTCTGGCGCGGCGGCCCGCACTGTCGTGACACACGTCGAAGGGTGCCGGAGGATTCCGGGCACCCTTCGACGGTGGACGCGGCGCGGTCAGACCTTCTTGGCGGAGTCGGCCCCGTCCTTCACGTCCTTGGCGGCGTCCTCGGTGTCCCCGGCGGCCTCGGTGCCACCGACGTCCTTGGCGTTCTCGGCACTCCCGGTGCCCTTGGCGTCCTTGGCGTCCTTGGCGTCCGCCGATCCGCCGTCCTCGGCGTCGTCCCGGGGGCCCTCCGAGTCGGTGTCCGCGTCCGCCTCCACGGCGTCGCCGCCGGACGGCTCCGCGCCGGGCTCGACCACGGCCTCGCGGCCCGGTCGCATCCGCGCCGAGACCACGATGTACACCACGGCGAGCAGGAAGACGAGCAGCGCGGTCCAGTTGTTCAGCCGCAGGCCCAGGATGTGGTGGGCGTCGTCGACGCGCATGTACTCGATCCAGAAGCGGCCCGCGCAGTAGGCCGCGACGTACAGGGCGAACGCCCGTCCGTGGCCGAGCTCGAAGCGGCGGTCGGCCCAGATGACGAGCAGGGCGACGCCGATGCACCACAGGGACTCGTACAGGAAGGTCGGGTGGTACGTGCCGGGCACCCGCCCGTCGGCCGAGGAGGTGATCTCCACGGCCCAGGGCAGGTCGGTGGCCTTGCCGTAGAGCTCCTGGTTGAACCAGTTGCCCCAGCGGCCGAGGGCCTGCGCGAGGGCGATGCCGGGGGCGACGGCGTCGGCGTAGGCGGGCATCGGGATGCCCCGGCGCCGGGCGCCGATCCAGGCGCCCAGCGCACCGAGGGCGATCGCGCCCCAGATGCCGAGTCCGCCCTCCCAGATCTTGAAGGCGTCGACCCAGTCACGGCCCTCGCTGAAGTACAGCTGGTAGTCCGTGATCACGTGGTAGAGCCGGCCGCCGATCAGACCGAAGGGAACGGCCCAGACAGCGATGTCGGCCACCGTGCCGGCCCGGCCGCCGCGGGCGATCCAGCGCTTGTTGCCGAGCCAGACGGCGACGAAGACACCGATGATGATGCAGAACGCGTAGCCGCGCAGCGGAACGGGGCCGAGGTACAGCACCCCGCTCGACGGGCTGGGAATGAAGGCAAGTTCCATGGCAGGGTCGACGCTACCGTGTCGGGCGGCACCCGCGTCGGGCAGCCCGGCTACGGGTCCGTAACACCGTCCCTCACTTGTTGGCGTCCGCCACCAGTTGCTTGAGCTTGGCGGGGGTCATGGAGCGGTCCTGGTAGATGTTCTTGCCGTCCAGGAGGACGGTGGGCGTGCCGCTGAAGCCGCCGGTGCGGAAGGCCTCGTTGGACTTCTCCACCCAGCTGTTGTGCGTGCCGTTCCTGACGCACTCCTGGAAGAGGGCGGTGTCGAGGCCGTCGACCTTGCCGGCCAGGTCGATCAGCTTGTCCTCGTCGGCGAAGGCGTCGTCGGTCTCGGCGGGCTGGTTGGTGAACAGCACGTCGTGGTAGGCCGGGAACTTCCCGGCGTCCTGGGCGCAGGCCGCGGCGTTGGCGGCCTTGCGGGAGCCGGTGCCGCCCATGTTGCCGTCGATGATGGTCGCCAGGTGGTACTCGACCTTGAGCTGTCCGGCGTCGGTCAGCTCGTGGATCGTGTCGCGGTACGCCAGCTCGAAGGCCTTGCAGGCCGGGCAGCGGAAGTCCTCCCAGATGACG carries:
- a CDS encoding ADP-ribosylglycohydrolase family protein; this translates as MRDDMRTPGSPTASLDERVTGALVGAAVGDALGGPVEGYSPAQILERHGGRVHGVVGPWNGDDWRTARPIAPYHKGDGHVTDDTLMTHALVRVYGTVRDHLDAHAVAEHLVPDLMTNPRWIPELEAEALPLQRIFLAEKWLVARLHYGHVDPREAGTGNIVNCGAAMYMAPVGLVNAANPAAAYAEALDVAGAHQSSYGREAAGVLAAAVAAACAPGATPDSVVAACLSLAKDGTRAAIDAVCEVAARYSDFESALTPLREAVAPYDTVGPDYRAPSLGARRPSRLHAIEELPVALGMLLVSGGDWRHAVLGAVNYGRDCDSIATMAGALAGALGSPVPEDWAKAVAEASRLDLWEPAATLTRVAREVFERDVRRRRAHEEAFAAIGGAGCSG
- a CDS encoding ADP-ribosylglycohydrolase family protein translates to MLRLTWVQPEDLIGHELRQARLDGRNPSAVAARWRAAGGSEPPPRAGASTGPASPYLRLLAGDLLDELADLPSPMTDTEPTDLDRIRALCPDWPSPATAPVSVSPARLEAAWLGRAAGCLLGKPVEKLPLTGIRLLGRAAGNWPPTGYFTARGVRAGLLAAHPWNRRSAPTSLAENIDGMPEDDDLNYPLLNLRLLRRHGRAFTTADVARVWLDELPAGRTFTAERVAYRNLLSGLEPPLTARHRNPFREWIGALIRADVHGWTNPGDPAGAAEQAHRDAVLTHTANGVYAAMFAAAVLATAATGAHDVHACLRAGLTVVPPGSRLAEAVRHAVDLAGTHADFDTVVDVLHARHSPTHHWVHAVPNTALLAAALTHADGDFTGSVSRAVSGGWDTDSNGATAGSVAGVLAGSPAALPEHWTAPLKNRLATSVGDFDGVGFDTLAHLTHREATRPCPSPS
- a CDS encoding CaiB/BaiF CoA transferase family protein, with the translated sequence MPEPLVTTASASPAAAPPLSGLRVLDLATLFAGPLAATMLGDFGAEVIKVEHPSRPDPSRGHGPSKDGVGLWWKVLGRNKRTITLDLSKPAGRATLLRLAATADVVVENFRPGTLEKWDLGWDELSAVNPRLILTRVTGFGQFGPYARRPGFGTLAEAMSGFAAMTGEPDAAPTLPPFGLADSIAALATAYAVMTALAARDRTGEGQVVDMAIIEPILTVLGPQPTWYDQLGHVQPRTGNRSQNNAPRNTYRTADGTWVAVSTSAQSVAERVMRLVGRPELIDEPWFGSGADRARHADVLDAAVGDWIARHGRADVLAAFEKAEAAVAPVQDVRDVMADPQYQALDTVTTVDDPELGPLRMQNVLFRLSATPGAIRWAGRPHGADTEEVLTELGLAPADVKELREEGVV
- a CDS encoding HpcH/HpaI aldolase/citrate lyase family protein, producing the protein MTAPPLTWLYAPGDRPPVVAKALAAGADVVVIDLEDAVAPDRKEYARRATAELLTEPQPVPVHVRVNALDGPLAAADLAALAALPGVSGLRLPKVTAPEQVTGVAAATGGPPLYALLETALGVERAYRIAAAHPSLRGIALGEADLRADLGVRGDTGLDWSRARVVVAARAAGLAPPSQTVHPDTRDLEGLAASCAHGRALGFLGRAAIHPRQLPIIERAYLPTERELEEAETIVKAATAQPGALALPDGRFVDAAVVATARRTLSLARRPALS
- the lgt gene encoding prolipoprotein diacylglyceryl transferase encodes the protein MELAFIPSPSSGVLYLGPVPLRGYAFCIIIGVFVAVWLGNKRWIARGGRAGTVADIAVWAVPFGLIGGRLYHVITDYQLYFSEGRDWVDAFKIWEGGLGIWGAIALGALGAWIGARRRGIPMPAYADAVAPGIALAQALGRWGNWFNQELYGKATDLPWAVEITSSADGRVPGTYHPTFLYESLWCIGVALLVIWADRRFELGHGRAFALYVAAYCAGRFWIEYMRVDDAHHILGLRLNNWTALLVFLLAVVYIVVSARMRPGREAVVEPGAEPSGGDAVEADADTDSEGPRDDAEDGGSADAKDAKDAKGTGSAENAKDVGGTEAAGDTEDAAKDVKDGADSAKKV
- a CDS encoding DsbA family protein, which gives rise to MSEKNREGKRTARQKLAAEREKQKSRDKRRRALIVGASVVGVLGLAAVVGVIAANTGKDDSEASGPVVAPSGAQGKDGLAIPVGKESAKSTLVIWEDFRCPACKAFELAYRDTIHELTDAGQLKVEYHLATIIDGNMGGTGSRKAANAAACAQDAGKFPAYHDVLFTNQPAETDDAFADEDKLIDLAGKVDGLDTALFQECVRNGTHNSWVEKSNEAFRTGGFSGTPTVLLDGKNIYQDRSMTPAKLKQLVADANK